The proteins below come from a single Leptidea sinapis chromosome Z, ilLepSina1.1, whole genome shotgun sequence genomic window:
- the LOC126978781 gene encoding cytochrome P450 9e2-like isoform X2, which translates to MLFLIWAVVLFATLYLYLRSVYTKFSASGVKNPPTIPLLGNVLPLLLRRRHFADDIDVYYNQYPEERFFGRYEFLNPLVVVRDLELIKKIAIKDFEYFIDHRGFSDEKVEPLFARNLFSLKGDEWKDMRSTLSPAFTSSKIRLMVPFMEEVGNQMIASLKKKIEETGGPIQVECKDLTSRYANDVIASCAFGLKVDSHLDANNTFYEQGKTASSFKMRQLLMFFAYSAFPSIVKRLKLTLFSKDTTNFFISLVLDTMKNREENNIIRPDMIHLLMEAKKGQLNHDEKTKDKVGDTGFATVEESAVGKKTSQREWSDTDLIAQAVLFFIAGFETISVGMSFALHELALHPEVQERLAQEIKDTHERSKGKLDFNLIQNMQYMDMVVSEVLRLWPPGISLDRLCCKDYNMGKPNKYENRDFILRKGDLVAIPVFSIHRDAKYFPDPEKFDPERFSDENKHLIKSMTYMPFGVGPRNCIGSRFALLELKMLIYQIILHMEVSPCEKTCIPSKLSVESVNLRLVGDHWLNFKIRQ; encoded by the exons ATGCTGTTTCTAATATGGGCGGTGGTACTGTTCGCTACCTTGTACCTTTATCTGCGGAGTGTCTACACGAAATTCTCGGCTAGTGGTGTGAAGAATCCGCCCACAATTCCACTGCTGGGCAACGTTCTTCCCCTTCTGTTGCGCAGAAGACATTTCGCGGATGACATTGATGTTTACTACAACCAATATCCCGAAGAAAg GTTTTTCGGGCGTTATGAATTTCTCAATCCATTAGTGGTGGTCCGCGACTTGGAATTGATAAAGAAAATAGCGATCAAAGACTTCGAATACTTCATCGATCATCGAGGCTTTTCTGATGAGAAGGTGGAACCATTATTCGCGAGAAATCTTTTTTCGCTCAAGG GTGATGAATGGAAAGACATGCGATCAACTTTGAGTCCGGCCTTCACCAGCTCTAAGATCCGACTGATGGTTCCGTTCATGGAGGAGGTAGGGAACCAGATGATAGCGTCACTTAAGAAGAAGATTGAAGAAACTGGCg GCCCAATTCAAGTTGAATGTAAAGACCTAACGAGTCGTTACGCCAATGACGTCATAGCATCGTGTGCATTTGGACTAAAAGTTGATTCACACCTGGATGCAAACAACACATTTTACGAACAAGGAAAGACTGCGTCTTCGTTCAAAATGCGACAGTTGTTAATGTTCTTTGCATATAGTGCTTTTCCCAGTATTGTTAAG AGACTGAAGCTGACATTATTTTCGAAAGACACTACAAATTTCTTCATTAGCCTGGTATTGGATACGATGAAGAACCGAGAAGAAAACAATATCATCCGTCCTGATATGATACATCTCCTCATGGAAGCTAAGAAAG GGCAATTGAACCATGATGAAAAGACAAAAGACAAGGTTGGTGATACTGGGTTCGCGACCGTTGAAGAATCTGCAGTTGGAAAGAAAACTTCACAAAGAG AATGGTCTGACACAGATTTGATCGCCCAGGCTGTGCTGTTTTTCATTGCTGGGTTCGAAACCATCTCAGTCGGCATGTCATTCGCTCTTCATGAGTTAGCATTGCACCCAGAAGTTCAAGAAAGACTAGCGCAGGAGATAAAAGACACGCACGAGAGGAGTAAAGGAAAGTTAGACTTTAATCTGATACAGAACATGCAGTATATGGATATGGTTGTGTCGG AGGTTTTGAGATTGTGGCCCCCAGGCATATCGCTTGACCGGTTATGCTGTAAAGATTACAATATGGGAAAACCAAACAAATATGAAAATAGAGattttatt CTTCGTAAGGGAGACCTGGTCGCGATTCCAGTGTTTTCTATCCATCGCGACGCAAAATACTTCCCTGATCCTGAAAAATTTGACCCAGAGCGTTTCTCCgatgaaaataaacatttgatCAAATCAATGACCTATATGCCGTTTGGTGTTGGACCTAGAAATTGTATTG gttCAA